From the genome of Nocardia sp. NBC_01503, one region includes:
- a CDS encoding aminotransferase class V-fold PLP-dependent enzyme: MTTAPAPVLPATVRDAFAPTVTYLNAASYGLMPKAALAAVEAAERGRVSGEFEIPDIDRTVLDCRTAFGRIAGVPANQVAIGSQVSPFVGLVAASLPAGARVLLAEHEFTSVSWPFLARGDLRVRIVPIAELAASVRPDDDVVAVALVQSADGYVGDAQAVVAAAHANGARVLLDLSQAAGWVPVHDTGADWVVSVGFKWLLGPKGTAFLAGTEAALDTLRPLAAGWYAGDKPWETVYDAPLRLAEDARRFDVSPVWPAWLGQLPALELVLSAGIENIHRHNVALADRLRTGLGLPVGNSAVVSLEVTPETLDRLRAARVIGAVRAGRLRLGCHLYNTEADIDRTLNVLTGH; the protein is encoded by the coding sequence ATGACTACCGCGCCCGCCCCCGTGCTCCCCGCCACCGTCCGGGACGCTTTCGCGCCGACGGTCACCTACCTCAATGCCGCCAGCTACGGACTGATGCCCAAGGCCGCCCTCGCGGCGGTCGAGGCGGCCGAACGCGGCCGGGTGAGCGGCGAATTCGAGATACCCGATATCGATCGGACGGTACTGGACTGCCGTACCGCCTTCGGCCGGATCGCCGGGGTTCCGGCCAATCAGGTGGCGATCGGCAGTCAGGTCTCGCCGTTCGTCGGCTTGGTGGCCGCGAGTCTTCCGGCGGGTGCGCGGGTCCTGCTCGCGGAGCACGAATTCACCTCCGTCAGTTGGCCTTTCCTCGCGCGAGGGGATCTGCGGGTGCGGATCGTGCCGATCGCCGAGCTGGCCGCCTCGGTACGCCCCGACGATGATGTCGTCGCGGTGGCCCTGGTCCAATCCGCCGACGGCTATGTGGGGGACGCACAGGCCGTGGTGGCCGCGGCGCATGCGAACGGTGCGCGGGTGCTGTTGGATCTGAGCCAGGCGGCGGGCTGGGTTCCGGTGCATGACACCGGGGCCGATTGGGTGGTGAGTGTGGGTTTCAAATGGCTGCTCGGTCCCAAAGGCACTGCCTTCCTGGCCGGGACCGAGGCCGCGCTCGATACCCTGCGCCCACTCGCCGCGGGCTGGTACGCCGGTGACAAGCCGTGGGAGACCGTCTATGACGCGCCACTGCGGTTGGCCGAGGACGCCCGCCGCTTCGATGTATCGCCGGTGTGGCCCGCCTGGCTCGGCCAACTCCCGGCCCTGGAACTGGTGCTGTCGGCCGGTATCGAGAACATCCACCGGCACAATGTCGCGCTCGCCGATCGACTGCGCACGGGACTCGGTCTGCCCGTGGGCAATTCGGCCGTCGTCTCGCTGGAGGTCACGCCCGAGACCCTGGATCGGCTACGGGCGGCACGGGTGATCGGGGCCGTCCGCGCCGGTCGGTTGCGCCTGGGCTGTCATCTCTACAACACCGAGGCCGATATCGATCGGACGCTGAATGTGCTGACCGGACACTGA
- a CDS encoding alpha/beta hydrolase, with protein sequence MARSSPIPPTALFTGTRDIVNVDAHHFRTRATELGLTLSWHEYPGMPHVWPLFPIPEARRAIAEIADLLTGVEQATPAG encoded by the coding sequence GTGGCGCGATCGTCGCCGATACCGCCCACCGCCCTGTTCACCGGCACGCGGGATATTGTCAATGTCGACGCACACCACTTCCGCACGCGCGCAACCGAACTCGGGCTCACACTGTCCTGGCATGAATACCCCGGCATGCCGCACGTCTGGCCGCTTTTCCCCATTCCGGAGGCTCGTCGCGCCATCGCGGAGATCGCGGACCTCCTCACCGGTGTGGAGCAGGCGACGCCGGCTGGTTGA
- a CDS encoding aminotransferase class I/II-fold pyridoxal phosphate-dependent enzyme, whose protein sequence is MTERTAVLCPDPVRLTNRSDERKQAARAYLGPDPWFPGTRDRAYRGIIDAYHGETGLHMDDVTVDALNTAWREVMTRTQPDEYRDGRLYDKKQPLVLRELAAQRLFQRLHAPVPEVAGVRVDPGEVLVCPYSSTVLLEEAIATIARPGGVLVCPEGYYKSASVHIAKYGLRMVSSRATPDREFKIDPVELARTLEHHAAQGNLCGVMLTLPGNPVVAEYTVAELTEIGRVLVAARVPVICDMSFDLLVDDHLPIAALTVPSPDGPVRLYDRVLSITGNSKAYNAFGPNKIGAACTGNTVWLEEIRARLCVSFQRETTHLARATIEHTGWDQLAHNRSLLRAQVETAGALLAGINDRIGAQVLRPLGSRQGMFMTVEFDTDLLTSAGVRTSPELEDLLLTMAGIDSVALGRTGSHRLGVRLNVAAPRYGAGQEDGAVELLHELFDRMECLLHRLRGGMTYGDALSERRIPAIAS, encoded by the coding sequence GTGACCGAACGCACGGCAGTGCTGTGCCCGGACCCGGTGCGCCTCACCAATCGCTCCGATGAGCGCAAGCAGGCCGCACGCGCCTACCTCGGCCCCGATCCCTGGTTCCCCGGGACGCGGGACCGGGCCTATCGCGGGATCATCGACGCCTATCACGGCGAGACCGGGCTGCATATGGATGACGTCACGGTCGACGCCCTCAATACCGCCTGGCGCGAGGTGATGACCCGCACCCAACCCGACGAGTACCGCGATGGGCGGCTGTACGACAAGAAGCAACCCCTGGTGCTGCGAGAGTTGGCGGCGCAGCGGCTGTTTCAGCGCCTGCACGCGCCGGTGCCGGAGGTGGCCGGGGTGCGGGTCGATCCCGGCGAGGTGCTGGTATGTCCATACTCCAGCACGGTGCTGCTGGAGGAGGCCATCGCCACCATCGCGCGACCGGGCGGGGTGCTGGTGTGCCCGGAGGGGTACTACAAGAGCGCCAGCGTGCATATCGCCAAGTACGGGCTGCGCATGGTCTCCAGTAGGGCGACGCCGGACCGCGAGTTCAAAATCGATCCGGTCGAGTTGGCGCGCACGCTGGAACACCATGCCGCACAGGGGAATCTGTGCGGAGTCATGTTGACGCTGCCCGGTAATCCGGTGGTCGCGGAGTACACCGTGGCGGAGCTGACCGAGATCGGCCGGGTGCTGGTGGCCGCGCGGGTGCCCGTCATCTGCGATATGTCCTTCGATCTGCTCGTCGACGATCATCTGCCGATCGCCGCGCTCACCGTGCCGTCCCCGGACGGGCCGGTGCGGCTTTACGATCGGGTATTGAGCATCACCGGAAATTCGAAGGCATACAACGCTTTCGGTCCGAACAAGATCGGCGCGGCCTGTACCGGCAATACCGTGTGGCTGGAGGAGATCCGAGCGCGACTCTGCGTCTCCTTCCAGCGCGAGACCACGCATCTGGCCCGCGCCACCATCGAGCACACCGGTTGGGATCAGCTGGCGCACAATCGAAGTCTGCTGCGCGCACAGGTCGAGACCGCCGGTGCGCTGCTGGCCGGGATCAATGACCGGATCGGTGCGCAGGTACTGCGACCGCTCGGCAGTCGGCAGGGCATGTTCATGACCGTCGAATTCGATACCGATCTGCTGACGAGCGCCGGCGTCCGGACCAGTCCGGAATTGGAGGATCTGCTCCTCACCATGGCCGGGATCGACAGTGTGGCCTTGGGGCGTACCGGATCTCACCGTCTCGGTGTCCGGCTCAATGTGGCGGCACCCCGCTACGGGGCAGGTCAGGAGGACGGTGCGGTCGAGCTCCTGCACGAGCTCTTCGATCGCATGGAATGCCTCCTGCACCGGCTGCGCGGTGGTATGACCTACGGAGATGCCCTGTCGGAGCGGCGGATTCCCGCCATCGCGTCATGA
- a CDS encoding helix-turn-helix transcriptional regulator: MSRSAADGEQVGDLVRRLRKERDLTQLQLAEQVGCSRSLIQQIENGTRIPPLALRERLSSVLGERMPVVGTETAADLVSSDLRMQFNILLGKDPDAVARVLAIAQSLIDVGAARGEVKPLGFIAKRQLERAEELLTQIPSGSATVWEWNTINDWLTVLGNASRAICAIHTADLGAIGGDLGDEYHLEILRLARAGVSVRRLYVIDEISDVVPYEDKIWQQVRAGVETVLVDRLHASNAQSMLIVDESYVTTGEYDYARRERVATRFSALKHDVQFAQSRFDKLYELRSAGMALVVNEIMARPTLARLPRLGPDDSRALFRTALAQTWADGPGTSGEGGYR; this comes from the coding sequence ATGTCTCGCTCAGCCGCGGACGGCGAGCAGGTCGGCGACCTGGTCCGCCGACTCCGCAAGGAACGCGATCTCACGCAGTTGCAACTGGCCGAACAGGTCGGTTGTTCGCGCAGCCTGATCCAGCAGATCGAGAACGGCACTCGGATACCGCCGCTCGCGCTGCGCGAACGGCTGAGTTCGGTACTGGGCGAACGGATGCCGGTGGTCGGGACCGAGACCGCCGCCGACCTGGTCAGCAGTGATCTGCGCATGCAGTTCAATATCCTGCTCGGCAAGGATCCCGATGCGGTGGCGCGCGTGCTGGCCATCGCGCAGAGCCTGATCGACGTCGGCGCGGCGCGCGGTGAGGTGAAACCGCTCGGCTTCATCGCCAAACGTCAGCTCGAACGCGCCGAAGAACTTTTGACCCAGATCCCATCGGGTAGTGCCACGGTGTGGGAGTGGAACACCATCAATGACTGGTTGACGGTGCTGGGCAACGCCTCTCGGGCGATCTGCGCCATTCACACCGCCGACCTCGGCGCCATCGGCGGAGATCTGGGCGATGAGTACCACCTGGAGATTCTGCGGCTGGCCCGCGCCGGGGTCTCGGTGCGACGACTCTACGTCATCGACGAGATATCCGATGTGGTGCCGTACGAGGACAAGATCTGGCAACAGGTGCGCGCGGGCGTCGAAACGGTGCTGGTGGACCGCCTACACGCCAGCAACGCGCAGAGCATGCTCATAGTTGACGAGAGCTATGTGACGACAGGCGAATACGATTACGCGCGGCGCGAACGCGTCGCTACCCGCTTCTCCGCGCTCAAACACGACGTTCAGTTCGCGCAGAGCAGGTTCGACAAACTCTACGAACTCAGGAGTGCCGGAATGGCCCTCGTGGTCAACGAAATCATGGCGCGGCCGACGCTGGCGCGGCTTCCGCGACTCGGTCCGGATGACAGCCGTGCGCTGTTCCGCACCGCACTCGCGCAGACCTGGGCCGACGGCCCCGGCACGAGTGGGGAAGGCGGGTACCGGTGA
- a CDS encoding flavin-containing monooxygenase has product MTRHVDVLIIGAGLSGIGMACHLTRENTGRSYLILERRTAIGGTWDLFRYPGIRSDSDMYTFGYGFRPWIGTKVLADGPHIRQYVEDTAAEYGVTDRIRFGRKMTTARWDSAAGVWTVEALDERTGETEIYTSNFLVGCTGYYDYDKGFRPEFPGEENFTGQIVHPQHWPQDLDYTGKRVVVIGSGATAITLIPAMSDKAAHVTMLQRSPTYIAALPADDPVAVGLKFAKVPATIAYKAGRARNIALQRASYQLSRTNPKLSAKLMLAAVRAQVGSGIDMRHFTPSYNPWDQRLCVVPNGDLFKTLRSGKASIATDHIETFTENGIRLRSGEELEADIVVSATGLNVQMLGGASLEVDGEQLATRDLVAYKGALLSNVPNLMIILGYTNASWTLKADLAAEYFCRLLNHMKAKGYTEVVAVPQEGDRSEASLMGGALTSGYIQRGDSVMPRQGTRGPWLVINNYFRDRTMLRKGAIEDGILRFGRGARKAEPAGAETLSA; this is encoded by the coding sequence ATGACGCGGCATGTCGACGTACTGATCATCGGCGCGGGCCTCTCCGGTATCGGCATGGCCTGCCATCTGACCAGGGAAAATACCGGGCGCAGCTATCTGATCCTGGAGCGTCGCACCGCCATCGGCGGCACCTGGGACCTGTTCCGCTACCCGGGCATCCGCTCGGACTCCGATATGTACACCTTCGGCTACGGCTTCCGCCCGTGGATCGGCACCAAGGTGCTCGCCGACGGCCCGCACATCCGCCAGTACGTGGAGGACACCGCCGCCGAATACGGCGTCACCGACCGCATTCGCTTCGGCCGCAAGATGACCACGGCCCGCTGGGACAGCGCGGCCGGGGTCTGGACCGTCGAGGCCCTGGACGAGCGCACCGGTGAGACCGAGATCTACACCAGTAACTTCCTGGTCGGCTGCACCGGCTACTACGACTACGACAAGGGCTTCCGTCCGGAGTTCCCGGGCGAGGAGAACTTCACCGGGCAGATCGTGCATCCGCAGCACTGGCCGCAGGATCTGGATTACACCGGTAAGCGCGTGGTGGTCATCGGCAGTGGCGCGACCGCCATCACGCTGATTCCGGCGATGAGCGATAAGGCCGCGCACGTCACCATGCTGCAGCGCTCGCCCACCTACATCGCCGCGTTGCCCGCCGATGATCCGGTCGCGGTCGGGCTGAAGTTCGCGAAGGTGCCCGCGACCATTGCCTACAAGGCGGGGCGGGCGCGCAATATCGCCCTGCAGCGCGCGAGTTACCAACTGTCGCGGACCAATCCGAAGCTGTCCGCCAAGCTGATGCTGGCGGCGGTGCGGGCGCAGGTCGGATCCGGTATCGATATGCGGCACTTCACCCCGTCGTACAACCCGTGGGATCAGCGGCTGTGCGTGGTGCCCAACGGTGATCTGTTCAAGACGCTGCGCAGCGGAAAAGCCTCCATCGCAACCGATCACATCGAGACCTTCACCGAGAACGGTATTCGACTGCGCTCGGGCGAGGAGCTCGAGGCCGATATCGTGGTCAGTGCGACGGGTCTGAACGTGCAGATGCTGGGCGGTGCCAGCCTCGAGGTGGACGGTGAGCAGCTCGCGACGCGAGATCTGGTGGCGTACAAGGGCGCTCTGCTGAGCAACGTGCCCAACCTGATGATTATCCTCGGCTACACCAATGCCTCGTGGACGCTCAAGGCGGATCTGGCCGCGGAGTACTTCTGCCGCCTGCTGAACCATATGAAGGCCAAGGGTTATACCGAGGTCGTCGCGGTGCCGCAGGAGGGCGATCGTTCCGAGGCTTCGCTCATGGGTGGTGCGCTCACCTCCGGATACATCCAGCGCGGTGACAGCGTCATGCCGCGTCAGGGCACGCGCGGTCCGTGGCTGGTGATCAACAACTACTTCCGCGATCGCACCATGCTGCGCAAGGGCGCGATCGAGGACGGCATCCTGCGCTTCGGGCGCGGGGCCCGCAAGGCAGAGCCTGCCGGGGCGGAAACCCTCTCCGCCTGA
- a CDS encoding AurF N-oxygenase family protein — MASASITTTSAQPDPEFALAQRYAEKLLLLSQGSVDRHFDPFADIDWDHPDFQVDPRDRRWILPKAGDMFARHPWYQALSEARKIEIGLWRQANIAKVGLQFETLLIGGMVQHTFRLANGDPEFRYCTHEVIEECNHTLMFQEMVNRIGRDVPGMGPILKKLTYVVPPLAAVFPNLFFIAVLSGEEPIDHIQKSILRAGEQVHPIMRGVMAIHIAEEARHISFAHEFLEHHVPQANPLNKFVLSLAFPIVMWIGGRAIIIPPRAFFREFDIPDRVRKDVFFGLPDSKETFAGYYADVRTLAKRIGLMNPIAKTVWKVLGIDGPATRYRSEPQRKAA, encoded by the coding sequence ATGGCGTCAGCATCCATTACGACGACATCGGCCCAGCCCGATCCGGAGTTCGCGCTCGCCCAGCGGTACGCCGAGAAGCTCCTGCTGCTCTCGCAGGGCTCGGTCGACAGGCATTTCGATCCTTTCGCCGATATCGATTGGGACCACCCGGATTTCCAGGTCGACCCGCGCGATAGGCGCTGGATTCTGCCCAAGGCGGGCGATATGTTCGCCCGGCACCCTTGGTACCAGGCGCTTTCCGAGGCCCGCAAGATCGAGATCGGGCTGTGGCGGCAGGCCAATATCGCCAAGGTGGGCCTGCAGTTCGAGACCCTGCTCATCGGCGGCATGGTGCAGCACACCTTCAGACTGGCCAATGGTGATCCGGAGTTCCGGTACTGCACCCACGAGGTGATCGAGGAGTGCAATCACACCCTCATGTTCCAGGAGATGGTGAACCGCATCGGGCGCGATGTGCCCGGTATGGGGCCGATTCTGAAGAAGCTCACCTATGTGGTGCCACCGCTGGCCGCGGTCTTCCCGAATCTGTTCTTCATCGCCGTGCTCTCGGGGGAGGAGCCGATCGACCACATCCAGAAGTCGATCCTGCGCGCCGGGGAGCAGGTGCATCCGATCATGCGCGGTGTCATGGCGATTCATATCGCCGAGGAGGCCCGGCATATCTCCTTCGCCCACGAGTTCTTGGAACACCATGTCCCGCAGGCGAATCCGCTGAACAAGTTCGTGCTGTCGCTGGCCTTCCCGATCGTCATGTGGATCGGCGGGCGGGCCATCATCATTCCGCCGCGCGCGTTCTTCCGGGAGTTCGATATTCCGGACCGGGTGCGCAAGGACGTCTTCTTCGGTCTGCCCGACTCCAAGGAGACCTTCGCCGGGTACTACGCCGATGTGCGGACCCTGGCCAAGCGCATCGGTCTGATGAATCCGATCGCCAAGACCGTCTGGAAGGTGTTGGGTATCGACGGCCCGGCCACTCGTTACCGCTCGGAGCCGCAGCGTAAGGCAGCGTGA
- a CDS encoding PadR family transcriptional regulator: MLDHLILGLLALRPLSGYDLGKWMDGPGRFIGYRVSLPQVYRTLGKLVERGLVEFDVDARAGKPDAKVYRLTADGRAAHAAWAATPYEPAPRPLDPDFMLRFLFAGMLGRDHAIAILRTELDYRRAQVRTPTRVDALTGALAPIDGIDPQWAGQVMRAAHEHGRSSTAAYIGWLEVTLADFENRPE; the protein is encoded by the coding sequence ATGCTGGACCATCTCATCCTCGGCCTGCTGGCACTGCGCCCGCTGTCGGGCTACGACCTGGGCAAGTGGATGGACGGGCCGGGACGATTCATCGGCTACCGGGTCTCACTGCCGCAGGTGTATCGCACGCTCGGCAAATTGGTCGAGCGCGGACTGGTGGAGTTCGATGTGGACGCCCGCGCGGGCAAACCCGACGCCAAGGTGTATCGACTGACGGCGGACGGTCGCGCGGCCCACGCGGCCTGGGCGGCAACACCGTACGAACCCGCACCGCGACCGCTGGATCCGGACTTCATGCTGCGCTTCCTGTTCGCGGGCATGCTGGGCCGCGACCACGCCATCGCCATACTGCGCACCGAACTCGACTATCGGCGCGCGCAGGTGCGCACGCCGACCCGGGTGGACGCGCTGACCGGTGCGCTCGCACCCATTGACGGAATCGATCCGCAATGGGCCGGACAGGTCATGCGCGCGGCCCACGAACACGGCCGCTCCTCCACCGCCGCCTATATCGGCTGGCTCGAGGTCACCCTGGCCGATTTCGAGAATCGGCCGGAGTGA